Part of the Deinococcus fonticola genome, GGCGTGAAAGCCGGCGCCCGTGCCGTCGGCCCGGCGGTCACCCTGGAGCGGATTCACACCGAAGAACACGGCGTCCGCCCCAGCTTCCACGGCGGCTTTCAACTGGGGAAAGCCCCCCACGGGACTCATGACTTCAGGTTTCACCCGTTGCCGGGGAGAGGGAACACGCACCATAACGCGCCAGTTTAACGCACCACGGAGAAAACAAATGGGGCCGGACACGATTGCGCGTCCGGCCCCCGCAGCACCAACCTCAGGTGGTTTTCACGTCCCCCGTCTTCACCACGGGCACTTCCACCGTCGTGTCGGGCCGCTGGCGAATGCGCCACAGCATGTAAATACTGACCAGAATCAGCGGTACGCTGAACACCTGTGTGTCCGTCCACAGGCCGATGCCGGGCTTATCCAGCCCCTGACTCAGGTAGGAGTTGACGGTCAGCGGGTTGAGGCGGAAGGTTTCCTCCCACCCGGCCCGCAGGATGGAGTACCACAGCCAGAACTGCCAGAAGGCCCAGCCGGGCTTGCGTGACCTGAGCCAGTAGAAGGCGGCTATGCTCAGGATGATGCCGATAATCACGCCGTACAACTGCGTGAAGTGGACGGGCGCGGTCATGACCATCTGCCCGTTGATGTTCTGGCAGTACTGCGACAGGTCCATGTCCGGGCGCGGGTCTTTCACGCACATGCCGTTATGGAAGGCCCGCGCACTGTCGGGCCAGCGGAAGCCGATGGGCCAGCCGGTGACGCGCCCCACCGTGTCGGTGCCGTTCATGATGTTCCCCAGCCGCCCGCCGATGATGCCGAACGCCACGCCCGGCACCGCCAGGTCGGCGTACTCGTAGAAGTTGATCCTGTACTTCCGCGCGAAGTACAGCAGCACCAGCACCCCGCCGATCAAGCCGCCGTGAATGCTGATTCCCCCCGCCCGCAGGTTGATGATGTCGAACAACACCCGCGGGAAGGGAATATCCGCGAACATGTGCCACGAAGTCGCCACGAACACGATCCGCGCCCCCACGATGCCCCAGAACAGCATCCACATGATCATGCGCTCGAACAGGTCGACGTTCAGCCCACGCCGCCGCGCGTAATTCGTGCCCACGTAAATGCCCGCCACCACGCCCAGCATGATCAGCAGGCCGTACCAGGCAATCGTAAAGCCCCCTATATTCAAGAAAACCGGATTCATAAGTCAGTGGGTAGTGTATGGCTTTTGAGTGAGAAAACGGCAAGCAACCGTGACCCAGGCAACGATTGTTTCGCCGGGGATACCACACCAATCAAGAACGGCGTCCTGAATGGCAAGTGGCGCAGCGCCAGTGAGCAGCGCGCGGGCACGGCCCTTCCCTACCAGGAAACGCAAGTGTTCAATCAGACCGAGGCCGTCGGGCGCGCAGCGCACGGGCCATAGGAACCGTCCCCGCACATTCCGCACACAAAGCCCTCTTGCTTTAAGCCCCGTCTCAAAGCCAGCCTCCGCAAACCGCATCCACCTGCCGAGCGCAGCGACATTCCCCCCTGTCCCCGGTGGGGATAGGGGGGCTGGGGGGGTAGGGGAAGCACGCCACTCAACCGCCCCTCTCCCCCACTCCTCGCGTTTCTTCTCACCACGCTTTTGATATGCTCAGTCGCTTTGAAGGGCTGGCGTCAACTTCCTTTTGCCTGGCGGGCACGTTTGCTGGCGTGGCCCGGGGCGCTGACTTTCCTGTCTGTGCTGGCCGTGCTGCTGAGCGCGCAGCCGCACCAGCCGGAGCCTCAGCCACGGTTGACGGCGGCCCCGGTCGCGCCGGCTTTGCCAGAGTGGCGGCCTTTGCCGCAACCGAATGCGCCGGTGCCGCTGCTAACAGGGACGGCGGCGGAGCCCTTCCGTTTGCCCAGCCTGCCGGGTGAATTCCTGGCGCTGGCGGGCGTGTGGGACTTCGTGGCGCCTCCCCTGGAGTTGAGCTGGTGGGGCCGCTGGCAGACGGACGGCGGCTAGCTGGTCTTTAACCGTTATGCTTCCTGGCTTTTCGCTTTCATTTTATTGAGGAGTAACTATTCGTGACTTACGGAAATAAACAGCGTCCGAAGGGGACGCAGAGCAATCGGCACATGTCCAAGCGGCCGGCGCCGCCACCTGCGCAGGGCAGAAGTCCGTGGACGGCGCTGCTGCTCTTGATCACCTTGCTGGCCAGCCTGGCGTTTATCTGGCGACCCTGGCAGCACCAGGAGACGCCGCTGAGTTTGTGGAACGACAAGTTTCAGTTCATGACGCTGGGCCTGGACCTCAAGGGCGGCCTGCGGATCGAGCTGGCGCCCGAGAAGGGCAACGCCACGCGCGATGAACTCGACCGCGTGAAGACGGTCATCGAGAACCGCATCAACGCGCTGGGCGTGGCCGAGCCCACAGTGACGGTATCGGGCGGCAAGCGCGTGGTGGTGGAAATTCCGGGGGCGACGCCGGCCGTGCAGCAGCAGGCCCGCGAGATCATTCAGCGCACCGCCAAACTGGAGTTCCGGATCGTGCCTCCGACTGCCAAACCCGACCAGGCGGAGGCGACGAAAAACCCGACTTCACTGGGATACAAGGTGACTGACCTGGGGCCGGTGCAGGCAACCGGGGAAGTGATTTCGGACGCTTCGGCAGGCACCGATCCGCAGACCGGACGCTGGGTGGTGTCGTTCAAAACGACGGGTGAAGGCTCGAAGAAGTTCGGGGACTTCACGCGGGCGAACATCGGCAAGAGCATGGCGGTGGTGCTCGATGACCAGATCAAGTCGGTGGCGACCATTCAGGCGGCGCTGTACGGCGGCGGTCAGATCAGCGGGAATTTCGACAGTGCCGAGGCCAGCCAGCTGGCGCTGGTGCTCAAATCGGGCGCCCTGCCCATCAAGATCAAGACCGAAGCCGAGCGGGCCATCGGGCCGACGCTGGGGGCAGACGCCATTCGCAGCGGCGCGATCGCGGCAGTGGTGGGCATCCTGCTGGTGTTCGTGATGCTCTTCCTGTACTACGGCTTCTGGTTCGGTCTGGTGGGCGCGCTGGGCCTGCTGTTCTCCGGCGTCGTGATTCTGGGCATGCTGGGCGGTTTCGGCGCGACCCTGACCCTACCGGGCATCGCGGGCCTGGTGCTGACCATCGGGGCGGCGGTCGACGGAAACGTGATCTCGTTCGAGCGCATCAAGGAGGAGTTGCAGAAGGGCAAGGGCATCCGCAACTCCATCAACGCCGGCTATCAGCACTCCACGGCGGCCATTCTGGACGTGAACGCTTCTCACCTGCTGTCGGCGCTGGCGCTCTACAACTACTCGACCGGCCCGGTGAAGGGCTTCGCGGTGACCCTGATCATCGGCGTGATCGCCAGTACCTTCTCCAACCTGGTGTTCGCCAAGTGGTTCATGGAGTGGCTGGCGCAGCGCAAGCCGAACATGACTGCGCCGCAGCGCATCAAGCACACGGCGTTCGATTTCATCAAGGCGTCGCCCATCGTGACGACGACCTCGGTGCTGCTGGCGCTGGCCGGGGCGGGCATCCTGGCGGCGAAGGGCCTGAATTACGGCGTGGACTTCACCAGCGGCACCACCATGACCGTGCGTGCCCCGGCGGGCACGGGAACCGAGCAGATTCGCTCGGCGGTGGCAGGTGCGGGTGTCAGTAAAATCACGGCCAACAACGCGGCCATTCAGCAGGATCTGGTGGCGGGGCAGGCGGGAACGCAGTTCACCGTGAAGGCCCCCGAGTTGACGGCGGCAGAAGCGAATCAGGTCACGCAGGCCATCGCCAAGGTGAAAGGCGAGGTGCTGGCCACCGAAACGGTCGGCCCTGCCGTCGGAAAGGAACTGACCGACAAGACCATCAAGGCCGTGCTGCTGGGCCTGGGGCTGATCCTGGTGTACGTGGGGTTCCGCTTCGATTTCATCATGGGTCTGGGCAGCATCATCGCGGCCATTCACGACGTGGCGATCGCCATGGGCCTGTTCAGCCTGCTGGGCCTGGAGTTCACCATTGCGTCGGTGGCGGCGCTGCTGACCCTGATCGGGTACTCGCTGAACGATTCGATCATCGTGTCGGACCGAATCCGCGAGAACCTCAGGGAGATGCGCGGCAGGTCGTACCGCGAGATCGTGAACACGTCCATCAACCAGACGCTTTCGCGCACGGTCATGACGTCGGTCAGCACCATGCTGCCGCTGGTCAGCCTGCTGGTGTTCGGCGGCCCGGTACTGCGCGACTTCAGCCTGATCCTGCTGATCGGGATTCTGGTCGGCACCTACAGCAGCATCTACATCGTCGCGCCGCTGGTCGTTTACTTCGAGGAATGGAAGGATCGCCGCAAGGCCAGCGTGAGCAACGCCGCGACCCCCAAAGCCTGAGCCACCCGATAAAAGCAACGCCCGCCAGTCAATCTGGCGGGCGTGTTTTTTGAGTGTGACCAGAGAGGAATTGCTTCTCCCTTACGCGTGCTGCGCCGTCTCGGCGTGAACATTGACTTTGGGCCGGGCCAGTAGCGTCCAGACCAGCAGCAGGGCCAGCACGCCGGCGCTGAACAGGTACGGCGACCCGTGGCTGACTTTCTGGTACAGGGCCGTACCGATGAGGGGGCCGGTCATGCGGCCCAGCGCCAGGGCGCTGCTGTTCAGGCCCGCGACGGTGCCCTGCTGGTTGCCGGGAACACTGAGGCTCAGGGCGGCGCTGAGGCTGGGGCTCAGGATGGCGCTGCCGACGCCGATCACGGCCAGGGCAGTGGTAATGGGCCAGTAGGTGCTGGTGTGCGGCAGCAGGAACATGCCCAGACCCATGACGATCAGGCCGGCTGTGATCAGGGCCGGGGGGTTGATTTTCTTGCTCAGGGGCCGGATGGCGCCGCCCTGCACGGCGGCGGCGACCACGCCGAAGATGGCGAGCATGCCGCCCACGGTTCTGGCGGTCTGCGCGGGGGTGAGTTGCAGGGTGTCCTGCACGTAAAAGCCGATGGTCTGTTCCATGCCGACGCTGGCCAGAGTGGTCAGGGCACTGACGGCCAGGAAGAGGGGAATGGCCCCCCGGCCCAGCAGGGCGCGGCGATCGCCGGGCTGCGCGGGCTGGTGGTCGGCGCGTCTGGTTTCCGGCAGGACAAAATACGCGACCAGCGCGGTGACCAGGCCCAGGCCGGCGCTGAAGTAGATGGGAGCGGTCAGGCTGATGGTGCTGAGCAGGGCGCCGATACCGGGGCCAAATACCACGCCCAGCCCGAAGGCCGCACCGATCAGGCCCATGGCGGCGGCACGGTTGTTCTGGTCGGTCAGGTCGGCCATCATGGCCTGGGCAGTGGGCAGCGTGGCGCTGGAGAGCATCCCGCCAATCAGACGGGCAATCACCAGCAGGGCGAACAGGGCGCTGCCGCCGAGGACACCACTTAGGCCCAGGTGCGCGAACAGACCGAACAGTCCGAAGCTGAGCGAGAAGCCGACCAGGCCCATAATTAGGATGGGCTTGCGGCCCAGTTTCTCGCTGCGGCTGCCCCAGATGGGGCTGAAGATGAACTGCATCAGGCTGTAGGCGGTCGAGAACCAGCCGGCCTGCGTTTCGCTGAGGCCCAACTGGCGGGCCAGCGGAGCGATGATGGGAAACAGGACGCTGAGGCCCAGCATGGCGATCAGGATGGTGAAAAAGAGAATCAGTTTGGTACTGGCTGGAGCTTGGGGGGGGGCAGCATTGGCCATCATGGCTCCACTATATCGCACCCAGCTTACCGATCGGTAAGACAAGTTGATTAAGCGATTTTTGAGGCGAAATTCACTCATCGCTTAGAGAAGGGGAAACCCTCTGAACGCGGTTCAGAAAAAGATAATTTACCTGACGCAAACGTGAACAGGAAGGTAAGTTCAGGGCGTTGTCAGGCCGTCATGAAACTCTTATACTCGGGCACGAGCCCCCAAGACTCATTGAACTTGAACGCACCTGTTGACCTTTTCCCTGCGACCACCAACCCGTGGTCAGTTGAAATCCCAGTATGTGGAAGCGGTTCACAGCCGCCCCGCCAAGGAGTGTCATGAAAAAAGCTTTCCTCGCTCTTTCCCTTGCCCTCGTCTCGCAGGCCAGTGCCGCCAACATCACGGTGTGGACGCATTTCGGCACCGCCGAACTCGACTGGCTCAAGCAGCAGGCTGCGCAGTTCGAGAAGAAGACTGGCAACAAGGTCACCGTGGTCAGCGTGCCCTTCGACACGATTCCCGACAAGCTGATTCAGAGCGCCCCCAAGGGCCAGGGGCCTGACCTGGTGGTCACCCTGCCGCAGGATCGCCTGGGCCAGCTGGCCTCTGCCGGCGTCGTGGAACCCATGGACAAGTACGTTACCAGCCGTACCGACCTGGATAAGACCGCCGTGAACGCCTTCACCTACCAGGGCAAACTGCTGGGCATTCCCATGTTCGCGGAAGCTGTGGCCGTGGTCTACAACAAGAAACTGGTCAGCAAGGCGCCCACCACCTGGAATGAATTCCTGAAAGTGGCGCAGGCCAACACCGGTAACGGCAAGTTCGGTTACCTGGCCGACCTGGGCAACGCCTACATGAACTACGGCATCATCAGCGCTTACGGCGGCTACGTGTTCAAGAACAACGGCGGCACCCTGAACGTCAAGGACGTGGGCCTCTCCAACACTGGCGCCGACAAGGCCAGCGCTTTCCTGAACGACCTGCGTTACAAGTACAACCTGGTGCCCGAGGGTGTGGACGGCGGCTCGGCCAAGAACGCCTTCACCGATGGTCGCCTGGCGATGTTCCTGACTGGCCCCTGGGATATGGCCGACATCAAGAAAGCCAAGATCGACTACGGTATCATGCAGTTCCCCACCCCTCCCGGCGCCACCGGCAAGTGGAGCCCCTTCGTGGGCGTGCAGGGCACCCTGATGAGCGCCTACAGCAAGAACAAAGCCGCCTCCGCTGCCTTTGCCAAGCAGATGAGCAGCGCCGACGCGCAGATCGCCTTCAACAAGGCCGGTGGGCGTATCCCCGTGAGCCTGGCGGCCCGCACCAGACTGAAGGCCGACCCGGTGGTTGCCGGCTTCGGCAAGAGCATCAGCGCCGGGACGCCCATGCCCAATGTTGCTCAGATGGGCGCCGTCTGGGGCCCGTGGAGCAACGCCATCGCCCAGAGCGTGCAGAAGTCCGGCCAGAACTACTCGCAGATTCTGGACAAGGCCGTGCAGGAAATCAACGGCAACATCAAGTAAGGGCTGACCCAGCCCAGTGACAGGCGCAGCAGAAGGAGGCAGATGGAACCCCGCGGTTCCGTCTGCTTCTTTTTGAGTGCCCTGGGCACAATTCATAATGTTCAGCAAATGCTTTTCGGGCTTTCAGCCGTCGTTTCCCAGGAGGTAACATTGTGGCCTGTAAACAATCCCCTTTTCCCGACCCGCAAGGAGCTGTGGCCCTGACATGACCCTGACCGCCCGTTCACTGCGTTCTACCGTTCCACCCGAAGGCACCTCCGGTTTTCTGCTGGCCATCGTGATTCTGGGGGTCATGCTGGCCCTGGCCGTGCTGGTGGGCTGGCAGCTGAGCGTGCTGACGGCCGGCGCTTTCCCCAAAGCGCCGCCGTACATGATTCTGGTATACGTCCTGGGATTGCTCGCGGTGATGACGCCGTTTACTGCGCGGCTGTTTCCGTGGATCAGCAACTGGTACTACCTGCTGCCCGCGCTGGTCTTCCTGGGGGCGTTCACGATCCTTCCCGTCGTCCTGACCGTGAATTACGCCTTTACCAACTACAGCGCCCAGAACAGCGGCATGCCGGACTCGGGTGTGCGGGCCGAAGCGACGCTGGATTCGGCGCGGAGGGTCGTGACCCTGCAAGAAATCCCGGAAGAGGGCGGCCTGGCCAGTTACCTGAAGTGCCAGGCGACCACCTGCGCCGGGGACACCATCGTGCTGTACGACGAGGAAGCGTCGGTACCGTTCAAGGCGCAGATCGCCAGCGTGGCCGGCAACGCCGTGACGTTGGCGCAGCCCGTACCGGCGAGCCTGCCGGTGACCCAGGTGACGCGCGTGAACCGTTACCAGTACATCGGCCTCCAGAACTTTCAGGAGATTTTCGGCAAGGCCACCGAGGCGCTCTGGCCCGTGTTTCTGTGGACGGTTATTTTTGCCTTCAGCACCGTGGTCTTGAACGCCCTGGCGGGGCTGACCCTGGGCATTCTGCTGTACAACAAACGCCTCAAGGGCCGCACCATCTACCGCACGCTGCTGATTTTGCCATGGGCGGTGCCGTCCATCATCAGCATTCAGATGTGGAAAGCCCTCTTCGACCAGCAGTACGGCATCGTGAACAAGACCATGGGTCTGCTGGGCATCATCGCCATTCCGTGGCTGAATGATCCGCTCTGGGCGAAAATCGCGGTCATTCTGGTGAACCTGTGGCTGGGTTTTCCGTACATGATGACCGCCACCATCAGCGCCCTGGCGACCATCAACGACGACCTGTACGAGGCCGCCAGCATCGACGGAGCGAGCCGCTGGCAGCAGATCACCAGCATCACGCTGCCACTGCTGCGCAGCAGTTTTACGCCCATTCTGCTGTCCACCTTCGCCTTCAACTTCAACAACTTTGGCATCATCTACCTGCTTACGCAGGGCAAACCGCCAGTGGAAGGGCAGGTCAGCACCGCCGGGGCCACCGACATCCTGCTGTCGTGGGGCTACAACACCGCCTTCGCCAGCAGCGGCGGCCAGAACTTCGCCCTGGCGAGCGCCATCGCCCTGATCATCTTCTTCCTGACGCTGGCCATCAGTGTGGTGAACTTCAAGGCGGCCGGTGTATTCGAGGAGGCCCGCAAATGACCGTGCCCGCCAACCCGCAACCCAACCTCCCCGCGCAGGACGGCGACCCCGGCGACGCCACGCCCTACGTGTACCGTGAACCCGGCCCGCTGCGTAAGGCGCTGCCGTGGCTGGTTACGGCGGCCCTTGTGCTGGGCATCATCTGGCTGGGCACGTCGATGGTCAAGAGCCTGGAAGGCCGCTCTAAGGGCGCTCTCATCCTGTTTATCGAGGGCGGCTGGAAGAGGTTCCTGCTGTTCCTGCTGGCGGCCAGCGGTGTGCTGGCGCTGACCAGCCTGATCGGACAGAAGTGGGGCCAGGCCCGCACCGGGCGCCGCATCCGTTATCTGGAGGTGCTGGGCGACCAGCTGACGCACCTGTTCCTGATGCTGGTGGTTCTCATCGCGGTATACCCGCTGTTTTACATGCTGGTGGCGGCCTTCAACCCCGTCAACAGCCTGTTCCTGTCGCCCGATCCGCAAAGCAGCAACTTCCTGTACCGCGCCGGGCTGCTGCCCAAACTGGACGCCCTGAGTTACGAGAACTTCCAGAAGCTGTTCGCGGGCGTCGTCATTCCTGGCTGGCAGGTGCTGGCCGCCACGCTGTCCGGCGCGGGCCTGGCCGCCCTGGGCCTCGTCGCGCTGCTGCGCAGGTACGGGCGCGAAAGTGCAGCGATGGACAGGCTGAACACCTGGCTGGGCCGCCTGGTCATTGTCCTGCTGGCCCTGCTGGTGGTGTTCATTACCCCGGCGCAGTTCACCGGTGGGGACAACAACAGCAAATTCCTGCTGTCGGTGCGCAATACCCTGCTGGTGTCCGGTGCGACCGGGCTGCTGGGCATTCTGCTGTCCACCACCGCCGGGTACGCCATTGCCCGCCTGCGCTTTCCCGGGCGCTTCCAGACGCTGCTGTTCTTTATTTTCATTCAGATGTTCCCGGTGGTGCTGGCGCTGGTCGCCATTTATGGCCTGATGGTGCAACTGGGCCTCAGCAACAGCCTGATCGGGTTGGTGCTGGCGTACTCGGGCG contains:
- a CDS encoding prolipoprotein diacylglyceryl transferase; amino-acid sequence: MNPVFLNIGGFTIAWYGLLIMLGVVAGIYVGTNYARRRGLNVDLFERMIMWMLFWGIVGARIVFVATSWHMFADIPFPRVLFDIINLRAGGISIHGGLIGGVLVLLYFARKYRINFYEYADLAVPGVAFGIIGGRLGNIMNGTDTVGRVTGWPIGFRWPDSARAFHNGMCVKDPRPDMDLSQYCQNINGQMVMTAPVHFTQLYGVIIGIILSIAAFYWLRSRKPGWAFWQFWLWYSILRAGWEETFRLNPLTVNSYLSQGLDKPGIGLWTDTQVFSVPLILVSIYMLWRIRQRPDTTVEVPVVKTGDVKTT
- the secD gene encoding protein translocase subunit SecD; translation: MTYGNKQRPKGTQSNRHMSKRPAPPPAQGRSPWTALLLLITLLASLAFIWRPWQHQETPLSLWNDKFQFMTLGLDLKGGLRIELAPEKGNATRDELDRVKTVIENRINALGVAEPTVTVSGGKRVVVEIPGATPAVQQQAREIIQRTAKLEFRIVPPTAKPDQAEATKNPTSLGYKVTDLGPVQATGEVISDASAGTDPQTGRWVVSFKTTGEGSKKFGDFTRANIGKSMAVVLDDQIKSVATIQAALYGGGQISGNFDSAEASQLALVLKSGALPIKIKTEAERAIGPTLGADAIRSGAIAAVVGILLVFVMLFLYYGFWFGLVGALGLLFSGVVILGMLGGFGATLTLPGIAGLVLTIGAAVDGNVISFERIKEELQKGKGIRNSINAGYQHSTAAILDVNASHLLSALALYNYSTGPVKGFAVTLIIGVIASTFSNLVFAKWFMEWLAQRKPNMTAPQRIKHTAFDFIKASPIVTTTSVLLALAGAGILAAKGLNYGVDFTSGTTMTVRAPAGTGTEQIRSAVAGAGVSKITANNAAIQQDLVAGQAGTQFTVKAPELTAAEANQVTQAIAKVKGEVLATETVGPAVGKELTDKTIKAVLLGLGLILVYVGFRFDFIMGLGSIIAAIHDVAIAMGLFSLLGLEFTIASVAALLTLIGYSLNDSIIVSDRIRENLREMRGRSYREIVNTSINQTLSRTVMTSVSTMLPLVSLLVFGGPVLRDFSLILLIGILVGTYSSIYIVAPLVVYFEEWKDRRKASVSNAATPKA
- a CDS encoding MFS transporter, giving the protein MMANAAPPQAPASTKLILFFTILIAMLGLSVLFPIIAPLARQLGLSETQAGWFSTAYSLMQFIFSPIWGSRSEKLGRKPILIMGLVGFSLSFGLFGLFAHLGLSGVLGGSALFALLVIARLIGGMLSSATLPTAQAMMADLTDQNNRAAAMGLIGAAFGLGVVFGPGIGALLSTISLTAPIYFSAGLGLVTALVAYFVLPETRRADHQPAQPGDRRALLGRGAIPLFLAVSALTTLASVGMEQTIGFYVQDTLQLTPAQTARTVGGMLAIFGVVAAAVQGGAIRPLSKKINPPALITAGLIVMGLGMFLLPHTSTYWPITTALAVIGVGSAILSPSLSAALSLSVPGNQQGTVAGLNSSALALGRMTGPLIGTALYQKVSHGSPYLFSAGVLALLLVWTLLARPKVNVHAETAQHA
- a CDS encoding maltose ABC transporter substrate-binding protein — encoded protein: MKKAFLALSLALVSQASAANITVWTHFGTAELDWLKQQAAQFEKKTGNKVTVVSVPFDTIPDKLIQSAPKGQGPDLVVTLPQDRLGQLASAGVVEPMDKYVTSRTDLDKTAVNAFTYQGKLLGIPMFAEAVAVVYNKKLVSKAPTTWNEFLKVAQANTGNGKFGYLADLGNAYMNYGIISAYGGYVFKNNGGTLNVKDVGLSNTGADKASAFLNDLRYKYNLVPEGVDGGSAKNAFTDGRLAMFLTGPWDMADIKKAKIDYGIMQFPTPPGATGKWSPFVGVQGTLMSAYSKNKAASAAFAKQMSSADAQIAFNKAGGRIPVSLAARTRLKADPVVAGFGKSISAGTPMPNVAQMGAVWGPWSNAIAQSVQKSGQNYSQILDKAVQEINGNIK
- a CDS encoding ABC transporter permease subunit, with translation MTLTARSLRSTVPPEGTSGFLLAIVILGVMLALAVLVGWQLSVLTAGAFPKAPPYMILVYVLGLLAVMTPFTARLFPWISNWYYLLPALVFLGAFTILPVVLTVNYAFTNYSAQNSGMPDSGVRAEATLDSARRVVTLQEIPEEGGLASYLKCQATTCAGDTIVLYDEEASVPFKAQIASVAGNAVTLAQPVPASLPVTQVTRVNRYQYIGLQNFQEIFGKATEALWPVFLWTVIFAFSTVVLNALAGLTLGILLYNKRLKGRTIYRTLLILPWAVPSIISIQMWKALFDQQYGIVNKTMGLLGIIAIPWLNDPLWAKIAVILVNLWLGFPYMMTATISALATINDDLYEAASIDGASRWQQITSITLPLLRSSFTPILLSTFAFNFNNFGIIYLLTQGKPPVEGQVSTAGATDILLSWGYNTAFASSGGQNFALASAIALIIFFLTLAISVVNFKAAGVFEEARK
- a CDS encoding sugar ABC transporter permease — its product is MTVPANPQPNLPAQDGDPGDATPYVYREPGPLRKALPWLVTAALVLGIIWLGTSMVKSLEGRSKGALILFIEGGWKRFLLFLLAASGVLALTSLIGQKWGQARTGRRIRYLEVLGDQLTHLFLMLVVLIAVYPLFYMLVAAFNPVNSLFLSPDPQSSNFLYRAGLLPKLDALSYENFQKLFAGVVIPGWQVLAATLSGAGLAALGLVALLRRYGRESAAMDRLNTWLGRLVIVLLALLVVFITPAQFTGGDNNSKFLLSVRNTLLVSGATGLLGILLSTTAGYAIARLRFPGRFQTLLFFIFIQMFPVVLALVAIYGLMVQLGLSNSLIGLVLAYSGGAIAFNTWIYKGYVESLPLSLEEAALVDGATRWQTFLRVILPLSGGILVFIFLNQFIATYAEYILSSVLLTGVEKWTVGLMLISFTSDRSVSWGIFAAAATLGALPIVLLFYSFQRFFVGGAVAGGVKE